The nucleotide sequence CTGGCGAAACCCCGACCGCTGCGACTACCGGCGTAGCGGGCGTTCGCCCATCGGCTCCTGCCGCCTCGCGATCGATCGGAAGGATCATCCGGACAATGGTCCCCCGGCCTACCGTGCTTTCAATCTCGAGTCGGCCGCGCGATTGCTGAAGAAAACCATGAACCTGCGGCAATCCCAATCCAGTTCCGCGTCCGACTTCCTTGGTGGTAAAGAATGGTTCAATCGCACGCGCGGCAAGTGCAGGACTCATGCCTTCCCCCTCATCCGATACGGACAGCGTGACATAATCGCCGGAGGGGAGTTCACGCGCAGCAGCATCGCCGTTGAGGTGCAACTTGCCCGTAGAGATGGTGATCGTGCCACCGCGGGGCATAGCGTCACGCGCGTTGACGACGATGTTGAGAAGCGCCGTTTCGAGGTGAGCAACATCGATCAGACAGGCGGGCAAGCGACTCCTGAGGTTCAACTGGATGTCGACGGTCGCCCCGGCACTGGCATGGAGCAGATCCGAAAAGCCCATTACTGCCTGACTAAGGTCGACGGGTTTCGGATCGAGGCGGGTCTTGCGCGCAAAGGCGAGCAGCTGACGCGTGAGACGGCTCGCCTTGTCTGTGGCAACCTGAGCGTTCTCCAGTCGTCGCCGGAGCTTGGGTTCCTCAAGCTCCCGCAACACCATTTCCTGGTTGCCGGCCACCACCTGAAGAAGGTTGTTGAAATCATGCGCGAGGCCTGCAGTAAGCTGGCCCACGGCCTCCATTTTTTGCGCCTGGCGATGACCTTCTTGCGCCTCGCGGCGCCGCGAAACGTCGAGTTGGCTGGCGAAGAAATACAGAAGCTCGCCGCTGGTGCTGGTCACCGGCCCCACGAACACGGCGTTCCAGAACGAGGTCCCATCGCGCCTGTAGTTGAGTATCTCCAGGCTGACCGGTTGACCGGCTGACACGGCGTCGCGCAATTGGTCGACGTGCTCACGATCGGTATGCGGCCCCTGCAGGAAGCGGCAGTTGCGACCCAGAACTTCTGCTTCCTCGTAACCGGTAAGGTCCAGAAAAGCCTTGTTCGCGAACACGATCGGATTGTCGGTCAGACGAGGGTTGGTGAGGAGCATCGGCATGCGCGTCATCTCGACCGCCGCGAAGAACACCCCGCCTCGGTCGGCCAAGTCATCATCGATGATCGTGCTCTCCCGCCAATGGCGTCGTTGATGATGACCGGTGAGCGTGAACGATCCGTCTGGTAAAGCATCTCCTGCCGGGATCCCGGTTGCGGATGGGCTATCAGTAGCGCCTAAATCAGTGGCGCCAGCTGGATCGACATTGGGATCGTGTGACATAGCTTGCGCGGTAAACCTGAGCTGGTAGCGGGAAGTCGTCGCGGACCTCCCGCCACGCCGAACGCTACGTTATTCGGAAAGGCTGGCGCGTAGCATCCACGCATTCTGCTCATGGACGCCGATCCGCGCCACCAGCATGTCATGACTGAACAGGTCGCCGGCTTCGTCCGCCAGCTCAGCGAATTCGCTCATCCGCCGCGCGACCTTCTCGTTATCGTCGACGAGCTCCGCGATCATTTCGCGGGTCGGCTTGTGCGGTGCATCATTGTCGATCACCGTCAGTTCGCGAAAGGCGGCGTTGCCAGTCGGAGCAAGCTTGCCCAGGGCCCTGATACGTTCGGCGATCGCGTCGGCGGCCTCGTGCAGCTCCTGATACTGTGCCTCGGTCATGTTGTGCAGCCCGTAGAAGCTCGGGCCCTGGACATTCCAGTGGACTCCGAGCGTCTTGGCGTACAGCGTGTAACTATCCGCAGTCGCCTTCGTCAGCGCCTCAGCGACCTGATCGCGCGCATCACTCTCTACGCTGGTGTTCAGTGACGTACCGTCACCTTCGACCCGTTCCGTACGCTTCACGCCCTTATCCGCCTTCGCCATCTCTTCGTTCCTCAACCTGCAAGTGGATCAAAAAGCGGCGGGACGATCGTCCCGCCGCCTGGATTACTTCTTCTTGGGCGCGCGCTTGGGCGCAGCGGCGGCCTCAGCGTCCTCTTCTTCATCGGGGCTGTCCACCCCTGC is from Roseomonas aeriglobus and encodes:
- a CDS encoding PAS domain-containing protein — encoded protein: MSHDPNVDPAGATDLGATDSPSATGIPAGDALPDGSFTLTGHHQRRHWRESTIIDDDLADRGGVFFAAVEMTRMPMLLTNPRLTDNPIVFANKAFLDLTGYEEAEVLGRNCRFLQGPHTDREHVDQLRDAVSAGQPVSLEILNYRRDGTSFWNAVFVGPVTSTSGELLYFFASQLDVSRRREAQEGHRQAQKMEAVGQLTAGLAHDFNNLLQVVAGNQEMVLRELEEPKLRRRLENAQVATDKASRLTRQLLAFARKTRLDPKPVDLSQAVMGFSDLLHASAGATVDIQLNLRSRLPACLIDVAHLETALLNIVVNARDAMPRGGTITISTGKLHLNGDAAARELPSGDYVTLSVSDEGEGMSPALAARAIEPFFTTKEVGRGTGLGLPQVHGFLQQSRGRLEIESTVGRGTIVRMILPIDREAAGADGRTPATPVVAAVGVSPEARGQGEIILVVEDSEDVRTLARDHLIELGYQIVTAVDGDDALNTLERMSFKIDLLFTDLIMPGSINGLALADEVRRRAPAVPVLLTTGYNEELAREGGPGASGADVLGKPYRRAELADRIRAAIDAPATGGPRRRPSDFGAAEA
- a CDS encoding DNA starvation/stationary phase protection protein, with translation MAKADKGVKRTERVEGDGTSLNTSVESDARDQVAEALTKATADSYTLYAKTLGVHWNVQGPSFYGLHNMTEAQYQELHEAADAIAERIRALGKLAPTGNAAFRELTVIDNDAPHKPTREMIAELVDDNEKVARRMSEFAELADEAGDLFSHDMLVARIGVHEQNAWMLRASLSE